In Paroedura picta isolate Pp20150507F chromosome 1, Ppicta_v3.0, whole genome shotgun sequence, the following are encoded in one genomic region:
- the TLX3 gene encoding T-cell leukemia homeobox protein 3 yields the protein MDAPAGAQTPHPHEPISFGIDQILNTSDPEPPAPPAPPRAAASDGAAGAYLGGSRPSAPYVPLPAPFAGLAGPPFEESSGGGGGAYSSVNLSLAPSGVIRVPAHRPIPGAVPPPIPSAIPALPAVPGLGGLNFPWMESSRRFVKDRFTAAAALTPFTVTRRIGHPYQNRTPPKRKKPRTSFSRVQICELEKRFHRQKYLASAERAALAKSLKMTDAQVKTWFQNRRTKWRRQTAEEREAERQQASRLMLQLQHDAFQKSLNDSIQPDPLCLHNSSLFALQNLQPWEEEGAKIPPVTSLV from the exons ATGGATGCGCCCGCGGGCGCCCAGACGCCGCACCCGCACGAGCCCATCAGCTTCGGCATCGACCAGATCCTCAACACCTCCGACCCggagccccccgccccgcccgctcCCCCGAGGGCCGCCGCCTCCGACGGCGCGGCCGGCGCCTACCTGGGCGGCAGCCGGCCCAGCGCTCCCTACGTGCCGCTGCCGGCGCCCTTCGCCGGCCTGGCCGGGCCGCCCTTCGAGGAGTcttccggcggcggcgggggcgcctACAGCAGCGTCAACCTGAGCCTGGCCCCGTCGGGGGTGATCCGCGTGCCGGCCCACCGGCCCATCCCCGGCGCCGTCCCGCCGCCCATCCCCAGCGCCATCCCGGCCCTGCCCGCCGTGCCCGGCCTGGGCGGCCTCAACTTCCCCTGGATGGAGAGCAGCCGCCGCTTCGTCAAGGACCGCTTCACAG cggcggcggcgctcaCCCCCTTCACGGTGACGCGGCGGATCGGGCACCCTTACCAGAACCGCACTCCGCCCAAGCGCAAGAAGCCACGCACGTCCTTCTCACGGGTGCAGATCTGCGAGCTGGAGAAGCGCTTCCACCGGCAGAAGTACCTGGCCTCGGCCGAGAGGGCGGCGCTCGCCAAGTCGCTCAAGATGACTGACGCCCAAGTCAAGACCTGGTTCCAGAACCGGAGGACCAAGTGGCG GAGACAGACGGCGGAGGAGCGGGAGGCCGAGCGGCAGCAGGCGAGCCGCCTGATGTTGCAGCTGCAGCACGACGCCTTCCAGAAGTCGCTCAACGACTCCATCCAGCCGGACCCGCTGTGCCTGCACAACTCGTCGCTCTTCGCCCTGCAGAACCTGCAGCCCTGGGAGGAGGAGGGCGCCAAGATCCCGCCCGTCACCTCGCTCGTGTGA